Proteins encoded by one window of Deinococcus yavapaiensis KR-236:
- a CDS encoding branched-chain amino acid ABC transporter permease, which yields MFTKTHSRAALLVMLIVAAVIPFITKNAYYLDVLIVAFIWSIAATGMNVLLGFTGLLNLAHAAFFGIGAYAVGILTFKQGWNFWLALPVGVVITAVLGYLFGLIAFRTRHDAFAIFTLAAGIIVTSIIQRWTDLTGGRDGLNGVPPPPPLLGLELEGSSPGFYYLALLALIVALYVVSVVVRSPTGRSFVAIRSNEDLARASGINVYAHKQRALMLSTALAGLAGGLYASYLGFLGYAITSPNQTFQILLFVIVGGIGTLTGPVIGTFVVTIALQFLQGFQQYQLLIFGPLLVLLVLFAPHGLMGLWIRSTLKSRRPRASATPAPAGKEG from the coding sequence ATGTTCACGAAGACCCACTCGCGCGCCGCCCTGCTCGTCATGCTGATCGTCGCCGCCGTCATTCCCTTCATCACGAAGAACGCCTACTACCTCGACGTCCTGATCGTCGCGTTCATCTGGTCGATCGCCGCGACGGGCATGAACGTCCTGCTGGGCTTCACGGGGTTGCTGAACCTCGCGCACGCCGCGTTCTTCGGCATCGGCGCGTACGCCGTGGGCATCTTGACGTTCAAGCAAGGCTGGAACTTCTGGCTGGCCCTTCCGGTGGGCGTCGTCATCACCGCCGTGCTCGGCTACCTGTTCGGCCTCATCGCGTTTCGCACCCGACACGACGCCTTCGCGATCTTCACGCTGGCGGCGGGCATCATCGTCACGAGCATCATTCAGCGCTGGACGGACCTCACGGGCGGACGCGACGGCCTCAACGGCGTTCCTCCTCCCCCGCCGCTTCTCGGGCTGGAACTGGAGGGAAGTTCGCCCGGCTTCTACTACCTCGCGCTGCTCGCCTTGATCGTCGCGCTGTACGTCGTGTCGGTCGTCGTACGCTCGCCGACCGGCCGGAGTTTCGTCGCCATCCGCTCCAACGAGGACCTCGCACGCGCCAGCGGCATCAACGTGTACGCCCACAAGCAGCGCGCCTTGATGCTGTCCACGGCCCTCGCGGGCCTCGCGGGCGGCCTTTACGCCTCGTACCTCGGCTTTCTCGGGTACGCCATCACGAGTCCCAACCAGACCTTCCAGATTCTGCTGTTCGTCATCGTCGGAGGAATCGGAACGCTCACGGGGCCCGTCATCGGCACCTTCGTCGTCACGATCGCCTTGCAGTTCCTGCAGGGATTCCAGCAGTACCAATTGCTGATCTTCGGCCCCCTGCTCGTCTTGCTCGTCCTCTTCGCGCCGCACGGTCTGATGGGCTTGTGGATCCGAAGCACCTTGAAGTCACGCCGACCGCGAGCGAGCGCGACGCCCGCGCCCGCCGGAAAGGAGGGATGA
- a CDS encoding pseudouridine-5'-phosphate glycosidase, protein MNSRIDFTLEVKAALEQGRPVVALESTIISHGMPYPQNVRTAREVEDVVRANGATPATIAILNGRLKVGLSPDELELLGTDKGVTKVSLRDLPVIVAKKAHGATTVATTMRIAALAGIHVFATGGTGGVHRGAAETFDVSADLTELATTNVAVVSAGVKSILDIGLTLEKLETLGVPVVGFGTDRFPAFYSRESGFAAPLRLDTPQEVAEMLRVKWDLGLEGGVLIANPIPGEDEIPASDITPHIERALADMSASGISGKDATPYLLGRIVEITEGRSLQANIALVKNNARVAALIAAKLS, encoded by the coding sequence ATGAATTCGCGAATCGATTTCACGCTCGAAGTCAAAGCGGCCCTGGAGCAAGGGCGGCCCGTCGTCGCCTTGGAAAGCACCATCATCTCTCACGGCATGCCGTATCCGCAGAACGTGCGAACGGCGAGAGAAGTGGAGGACGTCGTTCGAGCCAACGGCGCGACGCCCGCCACGATCGCCATCTTGAACGGTCGCCTCAAGGTGGGCTTGTCACCCGACGAACTCGAACTCCTCGGAACGGACAAGGGCGTCACGAAGGTCAGTCTCCGCGATTTGCCGGTGATCGTAGCGAAGAAAGCGCACGGCGCCACGACGGTCGCCACGACGATGCGAATCGCCGCGCTCGCCGGAATCCACGTGTTCGCCACGGGCGGCACGGGCGGCGTCCACCGTGGCGCGGCGGAGACCTTCGACGTCAGCGCGGACCTCACCGAGCTCGCCACGACGAACGTCGCCGTCGTCTCTGCGGGCGTCAAGAGCATCCTCGACATCGGCCTCACCCTGGAAAAGCTCGAGACGCTCGGCGTGCCGGTGGTCGGCTTCGGCACCGACCGCTTTCCCGCGTTCTATTCGCGCGAAAGCGGGTTCGCCGCTCCTCTGCGCCTCGACACGCCTCAAGAAGTCGCCGAGATGCTGCGCGTGAAGTGGGATCTCGGTCTCGAAGGCGGCGTTCTGATCGCCAATCCCATCCCCGGAGAGGACGAGATCCCCGCTTCGGACATCACCCCCCACATCGAACGCGCGCTCGCCGACATGAGCGCCTCGGGCATCAGCGGCAAGGACGCCACCCCGTACCTCTTGGGGCGTATCGTCGAGATCACCGAGGGACGCTCTTTGCAAGCCAACATCGCGCTCGTGAAGAACAACGCGCGCGTGGCGGCCTTGATCGCCGCGAAGCTTTCGTAG
- a CDS encoding ABC transporter ATP-binding protein: MLDQLSLDINGLTVNYGAFVALRGVTLTVGRGEIVVLLGANGAGKSTLFRTISGLQKPTSGSITYGRTNLVGLSPEGIIRMGIAQCPEGRLLFPELSVEKNLVLGGYIHRRDKGGVKDGLEEVYALFPILRDKRHQAAGSMSGGQQQMLAIGRALMARPKVLLLDEPSLGLAPLVVEQVLEVVQRINAAGTSVLLAEQNAYAALSIAHRGYVLENGVLTLEGTQQALLGNDAVRSAYIGV, translated from the coding sequence GTGCTTGACCAGCTCAGTCTCGACATCAACGGCCTCACCGTCAACTACGGCGCGTTCGTCGCCTTGCGCGGCGTCACCCTCACCGTCGGCCGTGGCGAAATCGTCGTGCTGCTCGGCGCGAACGGCGCGGGCAAGTCCACGTTGTTTCGTACCATCAGCGGCCTTCAGAAGCCCACGAGCGGCTCGATCACCTACGGACGGACGAACCTCGTCGGCCTCTCGCCCGAAGGCATCATCCGCATGGGCATCGCGCAGTGCCCCGAGGGACGTCTGCTCTTCCCCGAATTGAGCGTCGAGAAGAACCTCGTCCTCGGCGGGTACATCCACCGACGCGACAAAGGCGGCGTGAAAGACGGCTTGGAGGAAGTCTACGCCCTCTTCCCCATCCTGCGTGACAAACGGCATCAAGCGGCGGGCAGCATGTCGGGCGGACAACAGCAGATGCTCGCCATCGGGCGTGCGCTCATGGCGAGGCCGAAAGTGCTGCTGCTCGACGAACCGTCGCTCGGACTCGCGCCGCTCGTGGTGGAGCAGGTGCTGGAGGTCGTGCAGCGCATCAACGCGGCGGGCACGTCGGTGCTGCTCGCCGAGCAGAACGCGTACGCGGCGCTCAGCATCGCGCACCGGGGGTACGTGCTGGAAAACGGCGTGTTGACGCTGGAGGGAACGCAGCAGGCGCTTCTCGGGAATGACGCGGTGAGGAGTGCGTATATCGGGGTGTGA
- a CDS encoding ABC transporter ATP-binding protein has protein sequence MTSSPNTDLLQVENLGIAFGGLQAVSGVNYRVTPNAINAVIGPNGAGKSTFFNLLSGFYKPTSGRILWRGQDVTRVPAHEMAKLGIARTFQTTSLFKELPIIENVLLGTRLRGRSGVWDAILRTSRLKREENEARERASWALDFVGLGPNDPRPVAMLTQEAQKRVSIAIALATNPNLVLLDEPAAGINPEETAGLTRLIRKMTEHGLTVLLIEHKMNMIMNLANHIMVLHHGQKIAEGTPQEVQGDPAVISAYLGGGSRA, from the coding sequence ATGACGTCCTCCCCGAACACCGACTTGCTGCAAGTCGAGAATCTCGGCATCGCCTTCGGCGGCCTTCAAGCCGTGTCGGGCGTGAACTACCGCGTCACGCCGAACGCCATCAACGCCGTCATCGGCCCCAACGGCGCGGGCAAGAGCACCTTCTTCAACTTGCTGAGCGGCTTTTACAAGCCCACGTCGGGCCGCATCTTGTGGCGCGGACAGGACGTCACGCGCGTACCCGCGCACGAAATGGCGAAGCTCGGCATCGCCCGGACGTTCCAGACGACGAGCCTCTTCAAAGAGCTTCCCATCATCGAAAACGTCCTGCTCGGCACGCGCCTGCGAGGCAGAAGCGGCGTGTGGGACGCGATCTTACGCACGTCACGCCTGAAAAGGGAGGAGAACGAGGCGCGCGAGCGCGCCTCGTGGGCCTTGGACTTCGTGGGCCTAGGGCCGAACGACCCGAGGCCGGTGGCGATGCTGACCCAGGAAGCGCAAAAGCGCGTGTCGATCGCCATCGCGCTCGCAACCAACCCCAACCTCGTCCTGCTCGACGAACCCGCCGCGGGCATCAACCCCGAGGAGACGGCGGGCTTGACGCGCCTCATTCGCAAGATGACCGAGCACGGCCTCACCGTCCTGCTCATCGAGCACAAGATGAACATGATCATGAACCTCGCGAACCACATCATGGTGTTGCACCACGGACAGAAGATCGCCGAGGGCACTCCGCAAGAAGTTCAAGGCGACCCTGCCGTCATCTCGGCGTATCTCGGAGGAGGCAGCCGTGCTTGA
- a CDS encoding ABC transporter substrate-binding protein → MKKLVRFAALSALLAVAQATAQNVVNIGYSGPLSGAAAFYGKDVQSGLEMAVNEINKAGGITVKGQKYRLNLVSLDDRYLPNETATNVRRLLQQNNTPVIFVPHAGGILTVQAFNTRNPEFLLMAYSSDPSVVSANNALTVTLPPTFDQYLAPFAKTMMKQYGKRLGLLATTSAYGRAWADAMSAEWRKQGGTVVGNYGVDYNTTTDYNPTVTRALADKPDVMLIGGPSQPTALVVKAAREQGYKGGFMVMDQAKFEQMTAIASTTQLNGSIGVLPVGDYRTAGAQRFIKEYAKVFDNKVATAEPALNYLGLYMVARAMEIAGTTTDASAIRAAMPQAARTLKASQQLFGPASINERGQLNSQLQIALFRSGRIMPLNANR, encoded by the coding sequence GTGAAAAAGCTCGTGCGCTTCGCTGCCCTGTCCGCTCTGCTCGCCGTCGCCCAAGCCACCGCTCAAAACGTCGTCAACATCGGGTACTCCGGGCCGCTTTCGGGCGCCGCCGCCTTCTACGGCAAGGACGTTCAGTCCGGCCTGGAAATGGCCGTGAACGAGATCAACAAGGCGGGCGGCATCACCGTGAAAGGCCAGAAGTACCGCCTCAACCTCGTGTCGCTCGACGATCGGTACCTTCCCAACGAAACCGCGACGAACGTTCGCCGACTGCTCCAGCAGAACAACACGCCCGTCATCTTCGTTCCGCACGCGGGCGGCATCCTGACCGTCCAAGCGTTCAACACGCGCAACCCCGAGTTCCTCCTCATGGCGTACTCGTCCGATCCGAGCGTCGTCTCCGCCAACAACGCCTTGACCGTGACGCTTCCGCCGACCTTCGATCAGTACCTCGCGCCGTTCGCCAAGACGATGATGAAGCAGTACGGCAAGCGTCTCGGCCTGCTCGCCACGACGAGCGCTTACGGCCGGGCGTGGGCCGACGCCATGAGCGCCGAGTGGCGAAAGCAGGGCGGCACGGTCGTCGGGAACTACGGCGTGGATTACAACACCACCACCGACTACAACCCGACCGTCACGCGCGCCCTCGCCGACAAGCCCGACGTCATGCTGATCGGCGGGCCGTCGCAGCCCACCGCTCTCGTCGTGAAGGCGGCGCGCGAGCAAGGCTACAAGGGCGGCTTCATGGTGATGGACCAAGCGAAGTTCGAGCAGATGACGGCCATCGCGTCGACCACTCAACTCAACGGTTCCATCGGCGTCCTGCCCGTCGGTGACTACCGCACGGCGGGCGCTCAACGCTTCATCAAAGAGTACGCCAAGGTCTTCGACAACAAAGTCGCGACCGCCGAGCCTGCCCTCAACTACCTCGGCTTGTACATGGTGGCGCGCGCCATGGAGATCGCCGGAACGACGACCGACGCGTCCGCGATTCGGGCCGCCATGCCTCAAGCGGCGCGCACGCTCAAAGCCAGCCAGCAGTTGTTCGGTCCCGCCAGCATCAACGAACGCGGCCAGCTCAACAGCCAACTGCAAATTGCGCTGTTCAGAAGCGGCCGCATCATGCCCCTGAACGCCAACCGCTGA
- a CDS encoding carbohydrate kinase family protein, with the protein MTFPSVVVVGGAIVDQKLTLHAPSVMGTSNPGRASTSLGGVARNVAENLARLGVDVAFLGAVGRDALGDELIARTSALGVDFTHVLRTDAPTSTYTAVLDPSGELVIAVVAMDRAGELSGDFLRARRLVLQGARVLVADGNSSEDTLRTLVDIAGERGIPVVLDPVSVPKAVKVRSVLRTRRSIHLVTPNREELEVLVERTVRESDLPSAANALHELGVERVWVRLGARGGFLSVEGEASWLPAFPTRVVDVTGAGDASLAGYLHALLLGASPEDAARSGHAAASLTLESEHTVSPLLSPRALRERLQGATS; encoded by the coding sequence GTGACTTTTCCTTCTGTCGTCGTGGTGGGCGGCGCGATCGTGGACCAAAAGCTCACCTTGCACGCGCCCTCGGTGATGGGAACGAGCAATCCCGGACGAGCGTCCACGAGCCTCGGCGGCGTGGCGCGCAACGTCGCCGAGAACCTCGCGAGGCTCGGCGTGGACGTGGCATTCCTCGGAGCCGTCGGGCGAGACGCCCTCGGCGACGAGCTCATCGCGCGAACGAGTGCGCTCGGAGTGGACTTCACGCACGTCCTTCGCACGGACGCCCCGACGAGCACGTACACGGCGGTCCTCGATCCGAGCGGCGAACTCGTGATCGCCGTCGTCGCCATGGACCGAGCGGGCGAACTCTCCGGCGACTTCCTGCGTGCGCGACGACTCGTCTTGCAAGGCGCGCGCGTTCTCGTGGCGGACGGCAACTCGAGCGAGGACACCTTGCGGACCCTCGTGGACATCGCGGGCGAGCGCGGCATTCCCGTCGTCCTCGATCCTGTCAGCGTCCCGAAAGCCGTGAAGGTCCGAAGCGTCTTGCGAACCCGCCGTTCCATCCACCTCGTCACGCCGAACCGCGAGGAACTCGAAGTGCTCGTCGAACGAACGGTCCGCGAGTCGGACTTGCCTTCGGCCGCGAACGCGTTGCACGAACTCGGCGTGGAGCGCGTTTGGGTCCGACTCGGCGCGCGAGGCGGTTTCCTGTCCGTCGAGGGCGAAGCGTCCTGGCTGCCCGCCTTTCCCACACGGGTCGTGGACGTGACAGGCGCGGGGGACGCGAGTCTCGCGGGGTATCTTCATGCTCTGCTGCTCGGCGCGTCTCCCGAGGACGCCGCGCGGTCCGGGCACGCCGCCGCCTCGCTCACCTTGGAAAGCGAGCACACCGTCTCACCGCTCCTGAGCCCTCGAGCGCTTCGGGAGCGCCTGCAAGGAGCCACGTCATGA
- a CDS encoding branched-chain amino acid ABC transporter permease, whose protein sequence is MEFFLQQLVNGVALGSVYALVALGLTLVYGVLKIPNFAHGALYMLGAYLTFVLLTQFGVPYLLALILSGLVLALLGVVIERLVFHPLRGQPQVQAMIAAIGLLFFFQAGAQAIWGPEFRVMQSPFGGVVSIAGASVTVQRLLVIAGAVVVMLALYYFLKRTVTGATIEAMAQNREGARLVGINTDRVSMLTFAISAGLAAVAATLIAPINLVSPTMGDVVNLKAFAIIILGGMGSVPGAIIGGYLLALAETFTAAYGSAVGLSPDFAEIIGFALLVIVLTVKPSGLFAKGA, encoded by the coding sequence ATGGAGTTCTTCCTGCAACAACTTGTCAACGGCGTCGCCCTCGGAAGCGTGTACGCTCTCGTCGCCTTGGGCTTGACGCTCGTGTACGGCGTCTTGAAAATCCCGAACTTCGCGCACGGCGCTTTGTACATGCTGGGCGCCTACCTGACCTTCGTACTCCTCACACAGTTCGGCGTGCCTTACCTGCTCGCGCTGATCTTGTCCGGACTCGTGCTCGCCCTGCTCGGGGTGGTCATCGAGCGCCTGGTGTTCCATCCGCTGCGCGGCCAGCCACAAGTGCAAGCGATGATCGCCGCGATCGGCTTGCTGTTCTTCTTCCAAGCGGGCGCCCAGGCCATCTGGGGACCGGAATTTCGCGTGATGCAAAGCCCGTTCGGCGGCGTCGTCTCGATCGCCGGGGCGAGCGTCACCGTGCAGCGTCTGCTCGTGATCGCGGGCGCCGTCGTCGTGATGCTGGCGTTGTACTACTTCCTGAAGCGCACCGTCACCGGCGCGACGATCGAGGCCATGGCACAAAACCGTGAAGGCGCGCGTCTCGTCGGCATCAACACCGACCGCGTGTCGATGCTCACCTTCGCCATCAGCGCGGGTCTGGCCGCCGTCGCCGCGACCCTCATCGCGCCCATCAACCTCGTCTCGCCGACGATGGGCGACGTCGTGAACCTCAAAGCCTTCGCGATCATCATCCTCGGTGGCATGGGCAGCGTGCCCGGCGCGATCATCGGCGGGTATCTGCTCGCGCTCGCCGAGACCTTCACGGCCGCGTACGGAAGCGCCGTCGGCCTCAGCCCGGACTTCGCCGAGATCATCGGCTTCGCCTTGCTCGTGATCGTCCTCACCGTGAAGCCGAGCGGTCTGTTCGCCAAGGGAGCGTGA